In the genome of Sphingomonas sp. LR60, the window GGAGACCGGCGTGCGGCGCGTGTTGCTTATTTTCGTGCTGCTCGCCGCTGGATGTGCGCGGCATGAACCCTCCCCGCCCCGCCGCGCGTCGAAAGCGCGATCGCGCCGTTCCCCGACCAGACGTCGACGATCGTCGTGCCCGTCACCGCGCGGCTCGACCAATTGGAACGCGGGCTCGACAAGCGCACGCCCAAGGTGCTGTGGACGATCGACGAACATCGCGACAAGTGCGTCAAGGGCAAGCGCGTCGACCTCGGCATCGGCAAGGTTAAGGTGACGCCCGATCTTGGGTGCCGACTGGTCGGGCAGGTCACCCGCGGCACGATCCGCGTGGCGGGGCGTGGCGAGCGGCTGGACATCACCATGCCGGTCTCCGCCGTGATCCATGTCCGCGATATCGGCGGGGTGTTGGGCGAGACCGTCACCGCGCGTGCGATGGTGCACGCGACCGGCAAGCTGGCGATCGTCGGCGACTGGCAACCACGTGCGACGCTCGATCTCGCTTATGGCTGGCGCGAGCCGCCAGGGATCGAGATCGCCGGGCAGCGGATCACCTTCACCAGCCGCGCCGACCAGAAGCTGAAACGCGTGGTTGAGAAGCTGGAACGCGACTTGCCCGGCGAAGTGGCGAAGCTCGACCTGCGCGGGCAGCTCGCGGGCGCGTGGCAACATGGCTTTACGGTCATCGAACTCAGCAAGCGCAATCCGCCGGCGTGGATGCGCGTCGCTCCGCGAACTCTTGGTGTCGGCGGCTATCGGATCACCGGGCGCGAGCTGCAGTTGACGCTGGCAGCCGAGGCATTGACGCAGACCTTCGTCGGCAAACGTCCGGACGACCCGACGCCGACCCCGCTGCCACGACCGTCGCGGATCGCCGGTCAGCCGGGCCTACGCTTCTTCATCCCGGTGCTGGCCGATTACGCGCAGCTTGAGCCGGTGGTGCAGCGCACGTTGCGCAAGCTGGCGGCGAAGGGCATCTCGCTGACCGCCGTCGGGCCGGTCGACGTCGATTTCGGAAAGGTCACCGTCTACGCAACCGCCAACAATCGACTGGCGGTGGGCGTGACCGCGCGCGTCGTGCCGCGCGACCGCCGCTTCCCGGCGACCAGCGGCGAGGCGTGGCTGACGGCCCAACCCTATAACGAGGAAAACTCGCAGCTGGTGCGCGCGCGCGATGTGCAACTCGCCGCCGACACCGATTCGGATGCGGTCGACCTGATCGTCAGCCTACTCGACGCCACGCAGGTCCAGCAGGCGGTAGCGGTGGCGTTGCAGCACGACTTCGCGCCGGATTATAAGCAGGTGCTTGCCAAGGCGCAGGCGGCGATCGGTGCGCGACAGGAGGGCGACTTCTTCCTGTCGACCGATGTGGCGCGCGTGACAACCGGCCGGTTGCAGGTGACCGGCGCCGGGCTGTTCCTGCCGGTGCGTGCGGAGGGCGCGGCGCGGATCGCCTATCGGCCACGCTGATCCGCGCCGCGATCGGCGGCGCCGAGCGCTGACGAACGACGGCGCTCAGAAGCCAGCGTAATCCGAGAAGCGGGTGATCGTCGGGTCGAACTTGAGCACCACCTTGCCCGTCGCGCCGTGGCGCTGCTTGGCGACGATCAACTCGGCCAAGCCATAGACGCGCTCCATGTCGGCGGCCCAGCGCGCGTGATCCTCGAACACCTTGGCCTCGTCGCCTTCCATCGGGCGCTTGGGCTCGCGCTGCGCGGTGTAATAATCCTCGCGGAACACGAACCACACCATGTCGGCGTCCTGCTCGATCGACCCCGATTCGCGCAGATCCGAGAGCATCGGGCGCTTGTCCTCGCGGCTTTCGACCGCGCGGCTGAGCTGCGACAGCGCCAAGACGGGAACGTTCATGTCCTTGGCCAAGGTCTTGAGCCCACGCGAAATCTCCGAAATTTCCTGCACGCGGTTGCCATCGCCCTTGCCCGACCCGGTCAGCAGCTGGAGATAGTCGACCACCACCAGCCCGATCTCGTTATTGTGTCGCCGCTGGAGCCGCCGGACGCGGGTGTGCAGCGAGGCGATCGTCAGGCCGCCGGTGTCGTCGATGAAGAAGGGCAAGTTCTCCAGTTCCGCCGCGGCTGCCGCGAGCTGCTCGAACTCGGCCTTGCTGATCTTGCCCATGCGCAGCGCCTCGGAACTGATCCGCGACTGTTCGGCGAGGATACGCGTCGCGAGCTGGTCGGCGCTCATTTCGAGGCTGAAGAACGCGACTTTCGCGCCGACCGACTTGGACGGCGGAATGCCGTCGCGCATGTCGCGCATCCAGCGTTGCGCAGCGTTGAAGGCGATGTTGGTGGCCAGCGACGTCTTGCCCATACCGGGACGGCCGGCAAGGATCATCAAGTCCGAATGGTGCATACCGCCGATCTTCGAATTGATCGAGTCGAGCCCGGTGGTGACGCCGCTGAGGTTGCCGCCCCAATTCAGCGCCTTCTCGGCCATCTTGACCGCCATCGTACTGGCTTGCGCGAAGCTCTTGACGCTGTTCTCGGCTCCGCCGTCGGCGGCGACGCGGTACAGCTCTTCTTCCGCGGCCTCGATCTGCGCGCGCGGATTTACCTCCTCGCTGGTGTCCATCGCGCGGTCGACCATCGAATGCCCGACCGAGACGAGCGTGCGCAGCATCGCGAGATCATAAATCTGCGTCGCGAACTGTCGCGCGCCGATCAGCCCCGCGCCCGACCCGGTCAGGGTGGCGAGATAGGCGACCCCGCCCAGCTCCTTCATCCCCTCGTCAGCCTCGAACATCGGCCGCAGCGTGACGGGCGTGGCGAGCATGTCCTGTGATCGAAGTGACTTGATCGCGGCGAAGATGCGCCCGTGCACCGGCTCGTAGAAGTGCATCGGCTCGAGCCGGTCGACGATGTCGTCGGCCAGCCGGTTGTCGATCATCATCGCGCCGAGCATCGCGGCCTCCGCCTCGACGTTGCGGGGCAGATGGACGGGTTCGGCCGAAGCCGGTTGCGGGAATGCCAGAGTCGCCATTTCCCCGGCTATAGTCGATCGTGGCGCCTCGCATAACCGGGATCGACGTTGTCGCGGCGCGACTTCGGCTTTAACGGCACACGGATGGCCGATCCGCGGATCATCGACATCGAACTCGACGAGCGCACGATCCTGTGGCGCTCGGCGGATATCGAGCAGGAACGGCGGATCGCGATCTTCGACCTGATCGAGGACAATCATTTCGCGCCGCAACGCGAAAATGCCGACGGTTATGCGGGACCGTATCGCGTCAAGCTGGGCGTCGAGGAAGGGCGGCTGGCGATTCATATCGCGCGCGAGGACGGGACGCCTCTGGAGACGCTGGTGCTGGGTCTGGCGCGATTCCGGCGACCGATCCGCGACTATTTTGCGATTTGCGACAGCTACTTCCAGGCGATCCGCCAATCGACACCCGCGCAAATCGAGACGGTCGACATGGCGCGGCGGGGGATACACAATGAGGCGGCCGAGCTGCTCCGCGAGCGGCTGGACGGCAAGATCCATATCGATTTCGACACGGCGCGGCGGCTGTTCACGCTGATCTGCGTCCTGCACATCAAGGCTTGAGTTACTGATTATGTGGGGTTTGGGACGGCTCGTGCTGGTTCTGGCCGCGTTGGCGCTGGCCGGTGTGGCGGGGTGGCGGCTCGCGGTGCGCTGGGCGCCGGGGATCGAGAAATATCCGCTGCAGGGCGTCGACGTGTCCGAAAATACGGGCACGATCGTGTGGCCGGTGCTCAAGGGTGCGTCAGGAGCGCGCTTCGGCTACGCGGTGGCGACGGTCGGTGCCACGACGCGCGACCGCAACTTCCAGGCGAACTGGGATGCGATGGCGAAGGTCGGGCTGACGCGCGGCGCGGTGCACGTCTTCTCCTTCTGCCAGTCGCCGCGCGTGCAGGGCGACGTGTTCAACACCGTCGTGCCGCGCGACCTGAAGGCACTGCCGGCCGCGATCGCGTTCGATTACGACCCGACCTGCCCCGACCGGCCCGAGCGCGCCGCGCTGATCGCCGGGGTGCGGGCGATGATCGAGCGGATCGAGGCGCATATGGGCAAGCCGGTGGTGCTGCGCATCGCCGGCCGGGTCGAGGACGATTACCGGCTGACCGAGGCGCTCAACCGCAAATGGTGGGCGATGGGCAATTTCCTGAAGCCGGGCTATGGCACGCGGCCGTGGTCGATGTGGCGCGCCAGTGACATGCGCGGCGTCGACGGGGTCGACGGGCCGGTCAATTGGGATGTCGCGACAGAAGGAGCCTTCGAGAATGAGTGACGCCCCCGGCTGATCGCCGCCGCCCGCGATGCGGCGCGCCATGCGCACGCGCCTTACTCGCGCTTCGCGGTCGGGGCGGCGGTGTTGCTGACCGACGGCAGCGTGGTGACCGGGGCGAATGTCGAGAATGCCAGCTACGGCCTGTCGCTGTGCGCGGAGACGGTGGCGATCGCGACCGTCGCCGCGCAGGGTCGGCTGCGCGAGGTGGTCGCGGTGGGCGTGATCGGTGGTGCGATGGATGCCGAGGGGCGCGCGCGCGGCGATCAGCCGGTGCGGCCTTGCGGGCGGTGTCGGCAGGTGCTCAACGAGGCGGCGCAGCTCGGCGGGCGCGATGTGGCGGTGCATTGCGCGGGCGCGGAGGGCGAGGCGGTGGCGAGCTATCGGCTGAGCGAACTTTTGCCCGATGCGTTCGGGCCGGGGGATCTGGGGATTTCGTGACGCGAACCGCAGGACACTCGCCCCCCCGTTCGTGCTGAGCCTGTCGAAGCACGTGAGAGAAGCGCAGCGCCTGCAACACGCACTTCGACAAGCTCAGTGCGAACGGATCGGATGGTTGTCCGGTTGGGATGGCTGACACATGCACCGCCTGCCCGTGGCGATCCGCTCGCTGAACTCGACAGACATGGGCCCCTGCCTTCGCAGGGGCGACCGGCCTTTTGTCTGGGTGGTGCGGGCGGTCGGACTCGAACCGACATGTATTGCTACGGCAGATTTTGAGTCTGCTGCGTCTACCATTTCGCCACGCCCGCGCGTGCGACCGGCGGCGCTATAGGACAGCAATTCGGCGCTGGCTAGGTGTCGCTGTCTTGACCCATCACCCGCTCAGGGTCTGTACTCAATCGCCAAAAGGATCGTGATCGCCGGTGGAAGGCCGCCCACAAGGAGCGCAGCGCAGCCGGGTAGCAGAGCTACCCGCAAGCAAGCGACGATGCTGGGCGGTCTTCCACCGGCGACCGCGAGCGGCGGGCGGCTTTGGCGCCAAGCGGCGTCGCGCGTCGGTCACGATGCGAGAGCATCGCTCCCTCCTTGCTCCTGGCCTGGCGCCAAAATCCGCTCCGTCACGACCTTGTGGCGATTGAGTACAGACCCTAGGCGTCATCGCAGGTCGCCATAGGAGAGCTGCATGAGCGATAGCGTTTACCCCGCCCCCGCAGGCACCGACGACAGCATCGACCGCGCACACGCCGCGGCGGCGTGGCAACGCTCGGTCGACGATCCCGAGGGCTATTGGCGCGAGGAGGCGCAGCGGCTCGACTGGATCGCGCCGTTCGGCCAGGTGAAGGACACGTCGTTCGACCAGGCCGATTTCCGCATCCGCTGGTTCGCGGACGGCGTGCTCAACGTCTCCGCCAATTGCGTCGACCGCCATCTGGAGATGCGCGGCGACCAGACCGCGATCATCTGGGAAGGCGACGAACCCGGCGAGACCAAGGCGCTGACCTATCGCGAACTGCACCGCGACATGTGCCGCTTCGCCAATGTCCTCAAGGCGCTGGGCGTCGCGAAGGGCGACCGCGTCACGCTCTATCTGCCGATGATCGCGGAGGCGGCGGCGGCGATGCTGGCCTGCACGCGGATCGGCGCGATCCATTCGATCGTGTTCGGCGGCTTCTCCCCCGACAGCCTCGCCAATCGCATCCAGGATTGCAATTCGACGCTGGTGATCTGCGCCGACGAAGGGTGCCGCGGGGGCAAGCGCATTCCGCTGAAGGCCAATGTCGACAAGGCGGTCGCGCGCTGCCCCAGCGTCAAGCATGTCCTCGTCATCCGCCGCACCGGCGGCGACGTGGCGATGAGCGAGGGGCGCGACATCTGGCTGCATGACGCGCTGGAAGGCGTCAGCGACGATTGCGCGCCCGAGCCGATGAACGCCGAGGACCCGCTGTTCATCCTCTATACCTCGGGGTCGACCGGCAAGCCGAAGGGCGTGCTCCACACCACCGGCGGCTATCTGTTGTGGGTGACCAAGACCTTCAAGGACGTCTTCGATTATCGCGACGGCGAGGTTTACTGGTGCACCGCCGATATCGGCTGGGTCACCGGGCATAGCTATGTCGTCTATGGCCCGCTGGCGAACGGCGCGACGACGGTGATGTTCGATGGCGTCCCGAACTATCCCGATCACGGGCGGCTGTGGGAGACGGTCGACCGGCTGGGGGTCAACATCCTCTACACCGCGCCGACCGCGATCCGCGCGCTGATGCGCGAGGGCGACGAATGGGTGACGCGCCACGATCGCGGGTCGCTGCGGCTGCTCGGATCGGTCGGCGAGCCGATCAACCCGGAGGCGTGGAGCTGGTATCACCGCGTCGTCGGCGGCGGGCGTTGCCCGATCGTCGATACCTGGTGGCAGACCGAGACCGGCGGAATCCTGATCTCCCCCTGCCCTATGCCACCGATCTCAAGCCCGGCTCCGCGACCAAGCCGCTGCCGGGCGTGCAGCCGCAGATCGTCGACGCGGAGGGCAAGGTGCTGGACGGCGCGGCGGAGGGCAATCTGTGCATCACCGATAGCTGGCCGGGGATGATGCGCACCGTTTGGGGGGATCACGAGCGGTTCTTCCAGACCTATTTCAGCACCTATCCGGGCAAGTATTTCACCGGCGACGGATGCCGTCGTGACGACGACGGCTATTACTGGATCACCGGCCGTGTCGACGACGTCATCAACGTCTCCGGGCACCGCATGGGCACCGCCGAGGTCGAATCCGCATTGGTCGCGCACGCCCAGGTCGCCGAGGCGGCGGTGGTGGGAATGCCGCACGAGGTGAAAGGCCAGGGCATCTATGCCTTCGTCACGCTCAACAGCGGGGTCGAGCCGTCCGATGCGCTGCGCATCGAGCTGCGGCAATGGGTGCGCAACGAGATCGGGCCGATCGCGAGCCCCGATGCGCTGCAATTCGCGCCGGGGCTGCCCAAGACGCGCTCGGGAAAGATCATGCGGCGCATCCTGCGCAAGATCGCCGAGAACGATACGGGCAATCTGGGGGACATCTCGACGCTCGCCGATCCGTCCGTGGTCGATACGTTGGTCGCGGAGCGGGTGCGGTAGGGGATGGATCCCCCTCCCCTTCAGGAAAGGAGCTTGTTTCGATCACGGTGACAAGCACACGAGACTTGGCAACCCCTCGAAGTTAGCGCTATCTTTTTCCGGCTCGCCGCGGCGGGACGCGAAAAAGATAACGATGGAGGGATGGCCATGACGAGGCGCAAGGTTCGTAACGGGTGGGTCGCAGGCTGCGCGGTGTTGCTGCTGTCAGGGGCGGCGTCGACCGCGCTGGCACAGGCTGACAAGATGACGCCGATCGAAGCTCCGGCGCAGCCGACCGCGATCACGCTCGACACCGGGCCTTTGCCCGATGCGCCGAACAAGGAAGCGTGGCACCGGCAATATGGCAGCACCTTCACGCGCAACGTGACGGTGGCGACGCTGACGCCGTTCCTCCCCGCCCCCGGCACTGCGACCGGCGCGGCGGTGGTGGTCGCGCCGGGCGGCGGCTTCCGCACGCTGTCGATGGAGAATGAAGGCTGGGATGTCGCCAAGGCGCTGGCGAAGCGCGGCGTGGCGGCGTTCGTCCTCAAATACCGGCTGAACCAGACGCCCGCCGATATGCCGGGCTTCGAGAAGTCGATGGGCGAGATCTTCTCCAGCTCCGCACCCCGTCCGCGCGTCGATCCGACCGCAATGACCGCTCGGCTCGGGCCGCAGATCGCCGATGCGCGCGCCGCCTTCACGCTGATCCGCCGCCGCGCCGCCGAATGGAAGGTCGATCCCGATCGGATCGGCATGATCGGTTTTTCGGCGGGTGCGATGCTGACGATGGCGACGACGCTCGCCGGCGGGGACGCGAAGCCGGCGTTCGTCGCGGATATCTATGGCCCGCTCGGCGCGATGGACGTGCCCGCCGATGCCCCGCCGCTGTTCATCGCGCTGGCGGCGGACGATCCGTTCTTCGCCAACGACGGGATCGGGTTGGTGGACAAGTGGCGCGCGGTGAAGCGGCCGGTCGAGTTCCACCTCTATGAGCAGGGTGGGCACGGTTTCGGCATGTACCAGAAGCCGACGACGAGCACCGGCTGGTTCGACGCCTATGTCCGCTGGTTGGGGATGCACGGGTTGCTGGCGGCGAAGAAGTAACCGCTAGCGAGCCGCGCTCGTCATTGCGAGCGTAGCGAAGCAATCCAGGGCGTCCTGGTCCGGCTCTGGATTGCTTCGCTGCGCTCGCAATGACAGCGGGAGCGTCAAAGGCGGAAGCGGATGCCGAGCGAGTAATAGCGCCCTTCCTCGCGGACATCGACCGGATAGCCGGCGTCGGCGGCGAAGTTGCGGTAGTTGCGCCACGGCTGCGCGAGGATGTTGCTGACGTCGGCGGTCAGCGTGATGTTCTCGAACGGCGTGTAGGAGGCCGAGAAGTCGAGCCGCGAGATCGGCCGCACCGTCACGCCCGCGAACTGCGCCTCGTCCGGATTGCGGGTGAAGCTCTCCACATATTCGGAGCGGCGATTGTACGAGAGCCGCGCGGAGATCGGGCCCTTTTCGTAGAAGCCGGTGGCATTGTACGTCCACTTCGACACGCCGGTGATCGGCACGGTCGGCGCCGCCTCACCCAGCGACGACGGCAATTGGTTGGTGCCGTCAAGATAGGTGACGTTGAGCTGCGTGCCGAAGCCGCTGAGCAGGCCGGGCAGGAAGTCGAAGAAGGTCTGGAAGTTGGCCTCTGCGCCCTTGATGCGTCCCGAGCCGGCATTTTCCGGGCGCGAGACTTGCAGGCGACCATAGGTCGGGTCCTGCACGATCGACGTATAGTTGCTGATGAAGCCGAACAGGTCGCGGTAGAAGACCGAGGCGGTAAACGAGCCGGTCGGCGCGAAATACCATTCCAGCGTCGCGTCCCAGTTGTTCGAGGTCAGCGGCACCAGATCGGGGTTGCCGCCGCTGCCGGCCGCATCGAACGCGCCGCCGGTGACGGTGCTGCGCGTGATGTTGAACGCCGGGTTCAGCTGACCGAAGTTCGGGCGCGTCCGCGTCTCGGTATAGGCGAGGCGGGCCTGCAGCTTCGGCGTGAACTTCAGCCGCGCGCCGAACGACGGCAGCACGTCGACGTAATTCTGCCGGTTGATCTGCGACAGGAACGAGATGACGTTGTCGGTGTTGAGCCGCGTCACGCCGCGATAGGTGCCGTCGTTGTTGACGACGCGGACACCCGCGGTGCCGTCGACCTCGATCCCCGCGACGGTGAAGTCGTAGTTCGCCATCGCATAGGCGGCGTAGGTGCTTTCCTGCGCGCTGAACCCGCCGTCTTCACGAAGTGCGATCTCTTCCTGGCCGAAGCGCGCCACGCTGTCGCGCAGGTCGCCGTTGTTGGGATCGCGCGCGATGAGTTGCGGGCCGACCGAATAGGCCAGCGCGCGCAACGCATCGAAGTTCGAACGGATCGCGGCGCGCGACGGCATCAACCAGTTGCGGAACTGCGCGGCGGGCTGGCGGAAGCCGTCCTCGACCTTCTCGAGCGCGCCGGTCGGCAGGCTGGCGAGCGGGATGCCGAGCGCGTCGGTGGCGAGGTAGCGGTCGCCCTGCTCGAGCTTCGCGGTGCGCGACACCCAGCGGACGCCGAAGTCGAGCCGCTTGATCAGCGGCAGCTCGGTATCGAGCTGGAGATCGGCGCGCCACTGATGCCCGCCGCCGGTCGCGTGGTAGCGCTTCTGGTAGAAGCCGCGCCAGATGTAGTTGTCGGGGTTGAGCGCGTCGAAGCCGGGGAAGGCGAACGATGCGCCACCGTCGCGGTCGAACTCGACATCGACCTGCGGCGACGAGGCGAAGCGCGCGTCGAGGCTGTATTCTAGCTGCGAATAGGTGCTGTAGGTATAGGCGTAATCGCTGCTGATCTTCGCGCGGTCACCCTTCCATACGAAGCCGATCGCACCCTGATAGGTGTCGGTTCGGTCGTTGAACGTCGAGCGGAACTGCTGCGGGGCGAGGCCGCCAGTCTTGGTGAGGCTGCGCACCTTGCGCGGGTCGCTGGGGTCGAGGACGACGTTGCTGAGCGTCGGGCGCGTGCCGTTCTGGCCGGGCAGCGCGAGCGTCTCCGCCTCAAGCAAGGCGGTGAAATTCTCGTTCGACTGTTCGCCGCGATACGCCTGCCACAGCCCGTCGGCATAGACTTCGAGCCGATCACTGGGGCGCCATTGCAGGCTGCCGTTGACCGACGGACGCGTGCGCGTGCCGGTCGCGAAGTAATTGCCGACCGAATTGGGGATGCGGAAATCGGTGCCGACGCCCGGCGTCGTGACGTTCAGATCGTCGGTGGCATTGTTGACGTCCCCGATCGGGGTGCGGGTCGTCTGGTCGTTGAAGCGGACCGCGTTGCGATAGCGGGTGCGCGTGACCGCGACATTGACCAGCGCGCCGATCTCGCCGATCCCGGTGTCCCAGCGATCGGTGATCAGGATGTTGCCTACGGGATCGAGCTTGCCCGACTGGTCGTTGTACGCGCCGCGGATCCCGCCCGCGATCTCGAAGCCGGTGAAGTCGAACGGACGACGCGAGCGGACGTTGACCAGCCCGGCCAGACCCGGCTCGATCAGGTCGGCGGTGCCGGACTTGTAGACCTCCAGCGCGGCGAGTGCGCCGGCCGGGAAGTCCTGAAGCGCGACGCCGCGGTTCTCGGCAGTGAAGATCTCGCGATTGTTGAAGGTGGTGCTGATATCGCCAAGCCCGCGGATCAGCACGCCGTTCGCTTCGTCGTTCGAGCGGTTGACCTGCACACCGGTGACGCGCGCCAGCGCCTCGG includes:
- a CDS encoding alpha/beta hydrolase, whose translation is MTRRKVRNGWVAGCAVLLLSGAASTALAQADKMTPIEAPAQPTAITLDTGPLPDAPNKEAWHRQYGSTFTRNVTVATLTPFLPAPGTATGAAVVVAPGGGFRTLSMENEGWDVAKALAKRGVAAFVLKYRLNQTPADMPGFEKSMGEIFSSSAPRPRVDPTAMTARLGPQIADARAAFTLIRRRAAEWKVDPDRIGMIGFSAGAMLTMATTLAGGDAKPAFVADIYGPLGAMDVPADAPPLFIALAADDPFFANDGIGLVDKWRAVKRPVEFHLYEQGGHGFGMYQKPTTSTGWFDAYVRWLGMHGLLAAKK
- a CDS encoding cytidine deaminase, with the protein product MIAAARDAARHAHAPYSRFAVGAAVLLTDGSVVTGANVENASYGLSLCAETVAIATVAAQGRLREVVAVGVIGGAMDAEGRARGDQPVRPCGRCRQVLNEAAQLGGRDVAVHCAGAEGEAVASYRLSELLPDAFGPGDLGIS
- a CDS encoding UPF0262 family protein, giving the protein MADPRIIDIELDERTILWRSADIEQERRIAIFDLIEDNHFAPQRENADGYAGPYRVKLGVEEGRLAIHIAREDGTPLETLVLGLARFRRPIRDYFAICDSYFQAIRQSTPAQIETVDMARRGIHNEAAELLRERLDGKIHIDFDTARRLFTLICVLHIKA
- a CDS encoding replicative DNA helicase yields the protein MATLAFPQPASAEPVHLPRNVEAEAAMLGAMMIDNRLADDIVDRLEPMHFYEPVHGRIFAAIKSLRSQDMLATPVTLRPMFEADEGMKELGGVAYLATLTGSGAGLIGARQFATQIYDLAMLRTLVSVGHSMVDRAMDTSEEVNPRAQIEAAEEELYRVAADGGAENSVKSFAQASTMAVKMAEKALNWGGNLSGVTTGLDSINSKIGGMHHSDLMILAGRPGMGKTSLATNIAFNAAQRWMRDMRDGIPPSKSVGAKVAFFSLEMSADQLATRILAEQSRISSEALRMGKISKAEFEQLAAAAAELENLPFFIDDTGGLTIASLHTRVRRLQRRHNNEIGLVVVDYLQLLTGSGKGDGNRVQEISEISRGLKTLAKDMNVPVLALSQLSRAVESREDKRPMLSDLRESGSIEQDADMVWFVFREDYYTAQREPKRPMEGDEAKVFEDHARWAADMERVYGLAELIVAKQRHGATGKVVLKFDPTITRFSDYAGF
- a CDS encoding glycoside hydrolase family 25 protein; amino-acid sequence: MLVLAALALAGVAGWRLAVRWAPGIEKYPLQGVDVSENTGTIVWPVLKGASGARFGYAVATVGATTRDRNFQANWDAMAKVGLTRGAVHVFSFCQSPRVQGDVFNTVVPRDLKALPAAIAFDYDPTCPDRPERAALIAGVRAMIERIEAHMGKPVVLRIAGRVEDDYRLTEALNRKWWAMGNFLKPGYGTRPWSMWRASDMRGVDGVDGPVNWDVATEGAFENE
- a CDS encoding DUF4403 family protein, with translation MPVTARLDQLERGLDKRTPKVLWTIDEHRDKCVKGKRVDLGIGKVKVTPDLGCRLVGQVTRGTIRVAGRGERLDITMPVSAVIHVRDIGGVLGETVTARAMVHATGKLAIVGDWQPRATLDLAYGWREPPGIEIAGQRITFTSRADQKLKRVVEKLERDLPGEVAKLDLRGQLAGAWQHGFTVIELSKRNPPAWMRVAPRTLGVGGYRITGRELQLTLAAEALTQTFVGKRPDDPTPTPLPRPSRIAGQPGLRFFIPVLADYAQLEPVVQRTLRKLAAKGISLTAVGPVDVDFGKVTVYATANNRLAVGVTARVVPRDRRFPATSGEAWLTAQPYNEENSQLVRARDVQLAADTDSDAVDLIVSLLDATQVQQAVAVALQHDFAPDYKQVLAKAQAAIGARQEGDFFLSTDVARVTTGRLQVTGAGLFLPVRAEGAARIAYRPR
- a CDS encoding TonB-dependent receptor gives rise to the protein MKTLFRTALLAGTALTPGLAAAQDAPLPQEASAVAPTSSVASTGPAADDIVVTGVRASLRSAQALKRDSTSILDAVVAEDIGKLPDNNASEALARVTGVQVNRSNDEANGVLIRGLGDISTTFNNREIFTAENRGVALQDFPAGALAALEVYKSGTADLIEPGLAGLVNVRSRRPFDFTGFEIAGGIRGAYNDQSGKLDPVGNILITDRWDTGIGEIGALVNVAVTRTRYRNAVRFNDQTTRTPIGDVNNATDDLNVTTPGVGTDFRIPNSVGNYFATGTRTRPSVNGSLQWRPSDRLEVYADGLWQAYRGEQSNENFTALLEAETLALPGQNGTRPTLSNVVLDPSDPRKVRSLTKTGGLAPQQFRSTFNDRTDTYQGAIGFVWKGDRAKISSDYAYTYSTYSQLEYSLDARFASSPQVDVEFDRDGGASFAFPGFDALNPDNYIWRGFYQKRYHATGGGHQWRADLQLDTELPLIKRLDFGVRWVSRTAKLEQGDRYLATDALGIPLASLPTGALEKVEDGFRQPAAQFRNWLMPSRAAIRSNFDALRALAYSVGPQLIARDPNNGDLRDSVARFGQEEIALREDGGFSAQESTYAAYAMANYDFTVAGIEVDGTAGVRVVNNDGTYRGVTRLNTDNVISFLSQINRQNYVDVLPSFGARLKFTPKLQARLAYTETRTRPNFGQLNPAFNITRSTVTGGAFDAAGSGGNPDLVPLTSNNWDATLEWYFAPTGSFTASVFYRDLFGFISNYTSIVQDPTYGRLQVSRPENAGSGRIKGAEANFQTFFDFLPGLLSGFGTQLNVTYLDGTNQLPSSLGEAAPTVPITGVSKWTYNATGFYEKGPISARLSYNRRSEYVESFTRNPDEAQFAGVTVRPISRLDFSASYTPFENITLTADVSNILAQPWRNYRNFAADAGYPVDVREEGRYYSLGIRFRL